The window GTGATTGTCTGAATACGCCGTTTGGCGCATACTGTATTTTTATTTTTGCGGCAGAACTTTGGCTGGATCAAGCCTGCTGCCGCTGCTTTGCATTTGATAAAGGAACTGTGTTCATGGATTTGCGAAAACTGAAAAAACTGATTGATTTGGTAGAAGAATCAGGGATTGCTGAAATTGAAGTAACCGAAGGCGAAGAAAAGGTACGCATTACGCGCACTGTGGCTGCGCCTGCCGCGCCCGCGCATACGGTTTATGCCGCTGCGCCCGCGCCCGTTCAGGCAGCCGCGCCTGCCGCTGCACCTGTGGCGGCTGCTTCTGCGCCCGCCGCGCCCGCCGCGCCTGCTGCGCGTGATTTGTCTGCCGCGCAAAAATCGCCGATGGTCGGCACGTTTTACCGTGCGCCCAGCCCGTCTTCGCCCGCGTTTGTGGAAGTGGGACAAACCGTTAAGGCTGGCGACACGCTGTGCATTATTGAAGCGATGAAGCTGATGAATGAAATTGAGGCGGAAACGTCGGGCGTGGTCAAAGAAATTCTGGTGGAAAACGGTACGCCCGTGGAATACGGCGAGCCTTTGTTTATTATTGAATAAACAGTTTGGGCGGTTGTGTGGGCGCAGCTGCCCCAATCCGTAAGCTATTCCAATTAAAGGGTAGAAAACATGGCGATACAAAACCCCGATGTCCGCCTAGATGATTGGCTGGCTGAAATGTATGAAGATGATTACTTTCCCGATTTTTTGGTGGATAAATGCAAAGCGGTTTTTGTAAACGTTTGCGAACGCATTGAAAGCGAACAGCCCGACAGCTTGGATGCTTTATATGCGATTACCCACGCAGCCACCGAGCAAATTAATGATTTGCAAGATGAGTTTGATGAAAACGACAGCGAAATTGAAACGGCTGCCCGCGATTGTTTGGGCATGACCATGTATTATGTGGCACAAGCATACGGTTTTGATGATGCCGATTGTGAAGAATTGATTGCGCCGCGTGATTGGTAAGTGTTCAAACGGCAGTCAATCAATAGGAAAAACATGATGACGTATTTGGATAACATGAAACGCTTTAAACAAGAAGTGGCAGGCACGGATAATCTGCCCCGCGACTTGGAAGTGCTGGCTTGGGCAACGATTACCGATGCAGGAACGCCGTTTGACGAATTGGGTTTGTTTGCCATTTTGCCTGATGAAAAAGACGAATTGTTGGATGAATTGGTTTTTGGTCATGATTATTTGAGTGAAGACGAACGGGCAGACCCTGATATTCAAGCGAATATTGCTGCCGTTGAACAAGTTGCGCACATGATTACTTTTGTTGCCAGAGACGACGACGGCAATCTTTACGGCTATTGGCACGGCAAATCCAACCGTCCGCTTGAAGACGCGCCCATCGTGCAATACGACACGGAAGGGCAGTTTGACATCATGCCCGGTGCATCGCTGACCGAAGCATTTGCCGCATGGTATTGTTATGATAATGATGAGTGGTTTGATGAAATCAAACAAGGTTTTGCTGAATTGGACGTGGATTTTATCTGCGACAGTTGGCAAGCTGTTTACGATAGCGCGGAAGAGTGGGCGGACGACCCTGCAGAGCTGCATAATGAAATGTATGACGCCGAACGGGCGAAAAAAGGCTTGCCGCCGCTTAAATAACGCTTTCAGGTAGCCTGAAAAATATAAATAAATATTGGAAGTCAATATGTTAAAAAAAGTCCTTATTGCCAACCGTGGCGAAATCGCCCTGCGCGTGCTGCGTGCTTGCCGCGAAATGGGCATTGCCACCGTTGCCGTGCATTCCGAAGCGGATAAAGACAGCCTGCATGTGAAGCTGGCAGACGAATCCGTCTGCATCGGACCTGCGCCGTCGCCGCAAAGTTATCTGTATATTCCCGCGCTGATTGCCGCCGCCGAAGTAACGGGCGCAGACGCGATTCACCCCGGTTACGGCTTTTTGGCGGAGAACGCCAGCTTTGCCGAACAGGTGGAACAGTCGGGCTTTACCTTTATCGGTCCGCGTGCCGACACCATCCGTTTGATGGGCGACAAGGTTTCCGCCAAAAAAGCCATGATTGAAGCGGGCGTACCGTGCGTGCCGGGTTCAGACGGCGCATTGCCCGACAACCCCGATGAAATCCTGAAAATTGCCGATAAAGTCGGTTTTCCCGTGATTATCAAGGCTTCAGGTGGCGGCGGCGGACGCGGTATGCGTGTGGTGGAAAAGAAAGCCGATTTGCTTAAAGCCGTGGAAATGACCAAAGCCGAAGCCGAAGCCGCATTTGGTAACCCTATGGTTTATATGGAACGTTTTTTGCAAAAACCGCGCCATATTGAAATTCAGGTGTTGGCAGACGAACACGGCAACGCCATTTATCTGGGCGAGCGCGATTGTTCCATGCAGCGCCGTCACCAAAAAATCATTGAAGAAGCCCCCGCGCCCTTTATTACCGAAGAAGAACGCCGCCGCATCGGCGAATCCTGCGCCGCTGCCTGCCGCCGTATCCGCTACCGTGGCGCAGGCACGTTTGAATTTTTGTATGAAGACGGCGAGTTTTTCTTTATTGAGATGAACACGCGCGTACAGGTGGAACATCCGATTACCGAGCTGGTAACGGGCGTGGACATTGTGCAGGAACAACTGCGCGTGGCGGCGGGTATGCCCTTGTCGTATCGTCAGGAAGACATTGTTT is drawn from Conchiformibius steedae and contains these coding sequences:
- the accB gene encoding acetyl-CoA carboxylase biotin carboxyl carrier protein is translated as MDLRKLKKLIDLVEESGIAEIEVTEGEEKVRITRTVAAPAAPAHTVYAAAPAPVQAAAPAAAPVAAASAPAAPAAPAARDLSAAQKSPMVGTFYRAPSPSSPAFVEVGQTVKAGDTLCIIEAMKLMNEIEAETSGVVKEILVENGTPVEYGEPLFIIE
- the accC gene encoding acetyl-CoA carboxylase biotin carboxylase subunit, whose translation is MLKKVLIANRGEIALRVLRACREMGIATVAVHSEADKDSLHVKLADESVCIGPAPSPQSYLYIPALIAAAEVTGADAIHPGYGFLAENASFAEQVEQSGFTFIGPRADTIRLMGDKVSAKKAMIEAGVPCVPGSDGALPDNPDEILKIADKVGFPVIIKASGGGGGRGMRVVEKKADLLKAVEMTKAEAEAAFGNPMVYMERFLQKPRHIEIQVLADEHGNAIYLGERDCSMQRRHQKIIEEAPAPFITEEERRRIGESCAAACRRIRYRGAGTFEFLYEDGEFFFIEMNTRVQVEHPITELVTGVDIVQEQLRVAAGMPLSYRQEDIVLQGHAFECRINAEDPYNFIPSPGTIESCHLPGGFGVRVDSHIYQGYRIPPNYDSLIGKICVHGQDRAQAVAKMRVAMDELAITGIKTNAALHRDLFRDPDFVHGGVSIHYLEHWLEERKARLAK
- a CDS encoding DUF5713 family protein; this encodes MAIQNPDVRLDDWLAEMYEDDYFPDFLVDKCKAVFVNVCERIESEQPDSLDALYAITHAATEQINDLQDEFDENDSEIETAARDCLGMTMYYVAQAYGFDDADCEELIAPRDW